Genomic DNA from Acanthopagrus latus isolate v.2019 chromosome 2, fAcaLat1.1, whole genome shotgun sequence:
TGCGTAAAACAAATTCACACCAAATCTACTTGATCAAGACTGAAGATAGAGtacatgaagcagaaaaaaggtAAGGTATTTCATGCACAATGTTCTAATCTGTTACCATAGATAAATCCAGTTTTTTTCAATACGTCCAAAGTAACATCATAGTCCCATGTCAGCTACCTGCAAGAAAAACATTACTTtaagaacagaaacatgtctcACTTGATTAAAAAAGCTTGTATACCAGCTATCACAAGACCTTGAATCAAACCtacctctctcacacactgcaaGTTAATTGTTGTGAGTATTTATAATAGGTGCACAGTGTATCAGTAACACTGATGacacaagcagcacacacagtTATTACTCTCTAAGGTGATGGTCTATATCCGGGTATCCAACTAAAATTTGCATAGGTCCAGTTAAAGAAAAtttccttaaagtgaaactctcgccaaaaacggaggctttatttgtgattgaatatgtgtcaaaactttgtgtaaatgcataattacaacaaaagacgCACTTTTACaatttaccgtagtttcgttttcggccatttttcaatggagtgcatggggcactggCATGCTAGCATCAACATTGTTATTttaacactaagaaggctcgacacagcACAAAGCTTTGtttgtagtatcaccagggtctctacacatgaacacaagcattgagaacattgtttgtgtaccctgagtttactaaaaagaactACTCATCGTATGAGCTGGATCTCCAGCTTGTCGCCGTAATGGCAGACAAAGAGTGTTGATCTCCGAGTGCAACCcaacaggcaggagagtaatggtggacctcctacctgttaggtcgcactaggggattgacactttttgtctCCCATGATGGCGGCGTGCCAGAGGTGCTACGgctaatgtgagttgtccaaaaaccttctttttagtaaactcggtgcacacaaacagtgttctcaatgctcgtgttcatgtgtagagaccctcAGTTCGAATCCTGGCTgggtttttctgtttctgtttgcatgttcttctcttttcatttctgtttgcaTGTACTTTGCATGCTCTTACTCCATAGCCTTCATATAAaggtttcctttttcctttatcTCCTTATAGATGTTCATTAACTTATTGTGTGTGTTATACTGTATAAGAATTACTTAATCCACTTAATAGTTATTCTCTGATTGTATATTAATAGATACTGTAGTGTAGCTATATGGTCTTAAGGAGCCCTATAGCTACAGGTTGGcacccacagatgaagtcattcaCTATGGATTTCAAAATTTGGCTGTCAATAATAATTTATAGTATCAGGGATAATTATCAATTATGATAATCAGAAACTCCATATTAATGTTGCACAAAGCACTATATATGGTGCCCCGTGTCTGGAACAACCAGATGATGAAACCATGATCTTCTCAATGGGTGGCACATGTTGACAATTTATTTCAATGTCCTATTTTTCCTTGGTGGAAAGTGGATGTTGAGCAGTGGGCTGCTGGCCCTAATGTCAACCAGGTGGCTGATATATAAtttatcattacatttatttaaacttgAAGATCATTGAGGAAGAGTCATCATTGGTCTGTGTAGACAttttttagaaattaaaatgaaaaataacatttcttccCTTTAAGTTGCCCATTATCAACCCAAAACTTCATGCACACTAAAGAATGGCTTGCTTGTTTTTTACCATCATCACTCTAGAGAGGAATATCTTTGAGTGTGTGCTGGCTGCGTCATCAGTTTTACCGACACACTATACACCTATTATAAATACTCATAACAAAACGTCACTTATGCAGAGTGCGAGGAGGGTAGGTTTGATTCAAGGTACTGTTTTCAAAGTTGACACTTTGTCTTGGGCTTTTTAACCAAGagagacatgtttttgtttatgatgtaatttgtttttgcaGGTAGCTGACATGAGACTATGATGTTACATTTGGACATGAATTAAATGGGATTTCTATTTGGTAACAGCTGAACAATGCGAATGATATAATTTACCGTTTTTTATGCTTTGTTTACCCTGCTTTTTGGGTTTGATGTGAGTTGTGTTTAACAAATTCATTGACATTCTCATTGATATATACTGCATATACTGACATTGAAATATGTGTTAATTGTCCAGAACCGCTGCATCcatgtctctcttcctctggttCCTCAGTCGGTGGCCCTCCACAgccctctccctgctgctgctcagtgtagTGGGCAGACAGACGGGGCTGGTGGTGGTTCAGGCGACAGTGTGCTCCCGGTGGGGTGTACCGAGTGACAAGAGCCTCTCCCAGGGTGGAGATGTGATTATCGGTGGACTTTTTAATCTCTACTACATACCCTCAGCTGTAGAACAGGGCTACACCAAGCTGCCAAGTTATGAACCTTGCACTGGGTAAAACTTAATATCACATGTATTATTTTTGAATGTCTGGTAGTTATTAGGTTAAACAGTATTATGGCAGCacgctgtctttttttccattgtttgtTATGCTCATATGTATTTGGTTAAAATTGGATTTAGTTCTAACACGCATTGattaaaaaagttattaaatgtttgtagcacttatgattttttttatgatagATCCAATATGAACAAAGTGTAAATATATTTCTAAAACAAGCAGATTATGATTATAAAAGAATAATCAAAATATGTTCAGCTGTAATacaatttttttcattatgaatATCTGATATTTCTGACTGACATTCCACTTTATTTTGTTCAAATTTTCTTAATCCTCTAGTTTAGagtcattaaaaaatatatatgctaTGGCATTTGCGGTGGAGGAAATCAATGGTAACAGCACCCTGTTGCCAGGAGTGAAGTTGGGCTACCGTATACTGGATAGCTGTTCCCGATACCCCTGGGCTCTGCAAGGTGCACTGTCAATGGttggaggagacacacacagctgcaacTTAACAGCTTCCATACCTCAATCTGCAGCTTatgaacaaaaagaagaaacagcaggTATGATCTAATTTGATTCAATTTAATGCCAATGAACACGACAATTTAAATGATCATAGAATTAAAATATTGTTGTAATGTAATTACTTGTCTAATGTTATAAGCAGGTGGTGAGCTTGTTCCTTTACTCATTGGTGCTTCAAGATCCACAACAGGTATAATGCTATCAAGGATACTGGGCCCTCTCTCTGTGCCAGTTGTGAGTTTCATTTCAACAAGAGATGAATCTCTGATCTACCGTTTTTCATACAGTCTACACAAAGAGTCTGAgatgattataaaaaaaacattttgatttaaattaaagTGGTATTATTGCTGCATAAATAGTATCAAAATAAGaattctctgtctctccctcagaTCAGCTACTTGGCTAGCTGCCCCTGTCTTAGTGACAGGACAAAGTTTCCTAACTTCTTCAGAACAATCCCCAGTGATATTTACCAAGCCCGGGCCATGGCACAACTGGCCATACGCTTCAACTGGACATGGATGGGAGCTGTGATAGAAAACTCAGATTACGGTCAATTGGCAATACAGGTGTATGATttcattgttaaactgtaaattaCCTGAACATGTCTCTCATGTATCTCAGTGACTTGTAGTTCAAATAAGATGTaagttggttttgttttgacttcCATATTTCAGGTATTTCAGGAGGAGATTCAGGGGAAAGGAGTATGTTTGGAATTCATAGAGACTCTCCACAGAGAAACTATAGTGAATGATGCCAGACGAGCAGCTCTCAAGATTAAAACTTCGACTGCAACAGTGATTCTGATTTTTTGCTGGTATACAGATGTAAAGAAAGTATTTCTTGAACTGGCCAAGAGAAATGTGAGTAACTGGTGTTTTTATTAATCaaaaggattttattttggaaCAACAAATTGCTGTCTTTCTTATTGAAGtttatttcaatgttttgtGGTTGtaggtgacagacagacagtttctGGCCAGTGAGGCTTGGAGCACCAGTGATGATCTTCTTCAGGATCTTGCCATCTCTAAAGTGGCAAGTGGTGTTCTTGGTGTGGCCCTTCGAAGTGCAACAATACCTGGATTTGAGAAGTATCTCAGGAGTTTGCACCCAAGTCATCGTCCTGATGATGAATTCTTCAGAGAATTCTGGCAAGAGGAGTTTGGATGCACTCCTGGAGCTGAACAATCACAATCAACACAATTTTCAAATTTCACCTCAGCAACATGGTCTGACCATTCATCAAATGTTTCGTCTTCATCTCTGAGCAAAGAGGCCCTTCTGAAAGCTTCTCTACCAGCCTGCAGTGGGACAGAGTCCCTGGAGGGAGTGCAGCATCCCTTCACTGACACCTCTCAGCTAAGGGTGGCATATAATGTGTACCTGGCTGTGTATGCTGCAGCCCACGCCCTCCACAGCCTTCTCTCCTGCCCCAACAGAGACAGCCCTCCTGGAAACaacagctccacctgctcctctccaaaacacatcaaacccAGGGaggtaaatgaaaaaaaaaatgtcattgcCAAGTTATCAATGAGAAACTGTTtagtttaaaaagtttaaataactataaatgcatttttttttcaatattttgatgGTTTCAGCTGTTGCAGCACTTGAACAAAGTGAATATCTCAACACCACAgggagaaatgtttcatttccagGGTGCCGACATTCCAGCAAAGTACGACCTCGTCAACTGGCAGAACACCCCTGAGGTGTCACTTAAACTTGTTTTGATCGGTCATGTGGACGGGTTTGACCTCCACCTTAATGAGTCAGCTATTCAGTGGAGCACAGGAACTAATCAGGTAGTCATATCTACGAGTTATGTCGACGCTACTTACATCTTTTTTGTTGAAACTcgtatctgttttttgtttaggtTCCTGTTTCAGTGTGCAGTGAGAGCTGCCCCCCAGGTACCAGAAAGGCCAACAGGAAAGGAgaacctctctgctgctttgactgTATTCCATGTGCTGAAGGGGAGATTAGCAATAAAACTGGTGAGGAAATTACTCCAACAACAACTTTCATTTCCCTCATGTGGTTTCTTTTCGTTCCATTTCTTCTCTTGTCAATCTTCCAGGTTCTCTACACTGTGAGCGTTGTCCATCTGAGTTCTGGTCCAATTCTGAACAAACAGCCTGTGTCCCTCGTCAGCTGGACTTTCTTGCCTTTAATGAAACATTGGGCATCACTCTGaccactgcagctgtgtctggtgctgcagtgacgacagctgtgtttgtggtgtttatTTTATACCACAAAACACCTATGGTATGAACCAAGAATAACTGATCAGATGTATGCATTTGAacttcatgtcacatttttctctgacaAAGTATTTGTCCACATCTTTCTCTATAAATATGATTCACCTCTAGGTGCGAGCCAACAATTCGGAACTGAGCTTCCTacttcttctgtctctgaagCTTTGCTTCCTTTGCTCACTGGTCTTCATCGGTCGTCCATCAGTCTGGTCCTGTCGGTTCCAGCAGGCAGCCTTTGGGATCAgctttgtactttgtgtttcctgcctcCTGGTCAAAACCCTCGTAGTTCTTGCTGTTTTCCGCTCAGCTCGGCCTGGTGCTGAAACTTTGATGAAGTGGTTTGGTCCGGGCCAACAGAGAGGAAGTGTCGGCCTCTTTACTTCTGTACAAGTATGAATACTGTCTTATTGATGCATTTAAGAGAATATTTTAGTATATACACTTGATATTAAATaataacactgaaatgtgttcactTTTCATTCAGGTTATCATCTGTGCCATATGGCTGTCCCTCAGCCCTCCAGAGCCTCGACGTGATCTGGGTTTccaagggtcaaaggtcaccctGGAGTGTTCCATGGCCTCTGTGGTGGGCTTCTCTCTGGTTCTGGGCTACATCGGCCTGCTGGCCTGCACCTGCCTCCTCTTGGCCTTTCTTGCTCGGAAACTCCCTGACAACTTCAATGAGGCCAAACTGATCACCTTCAGCATGTTGATATTCTGTGCTGTCTGGGTGGCCTTTGTCCCTGCTTACGTTAGCTCTCCTGGTAAATATGTTGTCGCTGTTGAAATTTTTGCAATTCTGGCTTCCAGCTATGGTTTACTGATCTGTATTTTTGCCCCCAAATGTTTCGTTATTCTATTGAGGCCTGAGAAAAACACTAAGAAACACCTGATGGCCAGATAGTTGTCCCCATAGTCTGTGGTTAGACTACCACTAAATAGCCACATGCTTTCTTGTTAGCGTCTTGTTAGACTTTCTCAGAGGTTAATTTGCAACACGTTACAATAAAACTGtactgcaaaataaaaccaaaaaaaaagtatccatCCTGATATGGTTCCATCGTTACCTTAAGGGTTAATTTTCAGATCACTTTGCTGGCTGATCCAGTACAATTTCATAGTTGTGGCACACATTTCGCGTTAAGTATAGTTTTAAATGAATTGCAGAAAAAGTGACACCAGAATAAAGCATGAAATGTTCTCCCCTAACTGTTCAGCTGCATCTCTCCAGCCTGTTGGACCATCATCTCAGCTGCTTGCAGTGTgaagctgctcctcctcactttGTCAAGCAGAGTATATAGTGTCTATGAGTCGAGGTCAATATCTGGGTCAGGGTCAGTCTCCATCATCTCACATGCAGGTTGGCCCTCAATGACATGAAATGCTTTTTGTAGCTAAATTCATGAGGAGAGTCTCACAAGATGGTGACAAAAAGGCATGTGGCTATGCTATAATAGCCTACCTACAAACTCCAAGGGACTTTTTTTCAcagttcagttttattattatcatccaCAATTACCCTGCAATAAAGTGAAACTATTTCAAATAAAGCCCAAATAAATACATCACACTTTGAGCTCTGTGATTTGTCTCACTGTTAGTAATATTGATCTCCATATCTCAAATTACAGCCTCTATCTTATTCTAGGCATACAATGAACTactaagaaacaaaacacacaaacctaaACACAGACGCAAAAGACTTCAAGGCAAAATtaggtaaacaaaaaaatcacttcacaGGAAGCAATGAAAAAGGCTATGGACTAAACTACTCTATGAAACTAGGATCTGaaaatttacaacaaaaaacagtccaaCGGAGGAAGACCAATCGGCTACAAACTTAATCTCTGCTACACGACTGAGCTGTaaaatttatgaaaaaaaagaacacgCCAACAGAGGCAAACAAAATGGATATAAACTTAACACATCTACAAACTGAGCTGagaaaattatcaacaaaaaaaaaatcactcttcaaAGGGGAAAATAGGATTCAGATATATAAACAGGGCCTGTAACAAGAGGAGGACTGTGAGGCTGGCTGTGGTACTCAACTGCAACTAAATACTCTGGCACAGGACAAAGGGAGACACAGACTATAAGACACATGAGGGTAATGGGGAACAGGTGGacacaatcaggaatcaggggaGACAATCAGACCGGTGACACATGAGGAAgagcaagtgacctgaaacgagaggagagttacttttcaaaatagaacaggaagtcacaaaacaaaaacccacaaGGAAACAGCCCTGTGACAAATTCTCATTAGAATGTAATTGTGTATCATTGTATTTAAGTATATGTCTAAAAAGTTATTGTATGCGGTTTCTAATTACAGCATGATTTAGGCATATGATTTATGATAAGGTTCTAACTTGTATAACTGTTATAGTTTGCCTAATCTGATACAAATTATGGCATACTATATCTTATCAGTTTATTAAGGATATAACTGTCTTTGTTTACTATCTAATGAAGACCATATTATTTCTAGTTTATGCCTTAATTGACTATAAGGCTTATTATGTCTAGTTagtgtattttaaaataaaatatgacccATTATTCAGTGGTAGTAAGAAAATGGTACATTTGAAGGATAAACTCATATCTGGCGTTACCATGGCAGAACTGTGTGCCTTCATCTCAACAAAAGGTTTAGAGGAGCTGTGACACATAACTGGCCATAGCAAAAAATGTGgtgcataaaaacacataaagttGAATATTTCTTTCCATAATGTGTCCAGATATTGAAATTGATGCTGTAGTTACATTGAAAGTGCATGTTATCTGTCCATCTGCAGGTGAATTTATTCAGATTTCAATGCACCCTAAAAACTCTATGCCTACTGCAAACACACTAATCacttcagagaggaaaaaatgtgGGTGTGTGCCGCTTTTGTCATCAGTGCTATTGATACACCATACACCTATTATAAATGCTTACATCAACAGTTAACTTGCAAAGTGCAAGGGGGGTAGGTTTGATTCAAGGTACTGTTTTCATAGTTGACACTTTGTCTTGTGATATTTGTTATAGTAGCTGTTATCCAAGTGAGAAATAATGTAACGTGTAGCAGGTAGCTGACATGAGACTATGATGTTACATTTGAACATAATAAATTGAATGGTATTTGTCTTTGGTAAAAACAATGTGAATGAGATCCTTTACCTCTTCTCAACTTCATGCACTCTTTTTTCAGGTTTGATGTGATGGttgctttacacagactgaATTTATTGAATGTTTCATTGATGCAATGTATGACACTCagatttttgttaaatatcCAGAACAGCTGCATCCATGTCTTTGTTCCTCTGGGTCTTCACTTGGTGGCCCTCTTCAgccctctccctgctgctcagtgtAGTGGGCAGACAGACGGGGCTGGAGGTGGTTCAGGCGACAGTGTGCTCACGGTGGGGTGCAACCAGAGACAAGAGCCTCTCTCAGGATGGAGATGTGATTATCGGTGGACTTTTTAATCTCTATTACATACCTTCAGTTGTAGAACAGGGCTACACTAAGCTGCCAAGTTATGAACCTTGCACCGGGTAAAACTTAATGACACCATGTATTGTTGTTGATATCTGTTGATTAATATCTTCTTCATATGACTgatgtacatttgttttttttcctcttttttcccttttcttttttttttcctttttgtcactgtcttgtgtttttgttcaatatgattccattttaaaatgaacagataaacaagacagttgtttgtttgtatgttgtagtttttttcctGATATGGATGTACATGAagatcattttattcatttgcttATACTGATTTATcttgcagtttattttgttcactattcttttctcctcctttggTCTCAGTTTAGATCTAGAGgcattaaaatatacatatgCTATGGTCTTTGCCTTGGAGGAAATCAATCGTAACAGCACCCTGCTACCAGGAGTGAAGCTGGGCTATCGTATACTTGACAGCTGTTCCCGATACCCCTGGTCTCTGCAAGGTGCACTGTCAATGGTTGgaggagacacaaaacaatgtaatttaACAGCTTCTATCCCTCGATCTGCAGCCTATAAAAAAAACGGAGAGATAGCAGGTCTGATTTGATACAATTTAGTATGCACTTAACATAACCTATGTCCATATCAGTTGTTGTATAACAGCTTATGTGATTTTAGTATTGATGATTATTGTTATGTCAAATGCCAACAGTAGGTGGTGAGCTTGTTCCATTGCTCATTTGCGCTGCCTCCTCGACAAGCATAATAATATCCAGGATCCTGGGCCCTCTCTCTGTGCCAGTTGTGAGTGTCATTACAACAGGAAATAAATCTCCTAATACTTTGTTTCTATACAGTCTACACCAAGAGCTTGATaacatattaaaaacattttgatttaaattaaaatggtATTATTGCTGCATAAATAGTCTCAAAATAAGAattctctgtctttccctcagATCAGCTACTTGGCTAGCTGCCCCTGTCTTAGTGACAGGACGAAATTTCCTAACTTCTTCAGAACAATCCCCAGTGATATTTACCAAGCCCGGGCCATGGCACAACTGGCCATACGCTTCAACTGGACATGGATGGGAGCAGTTGTAGCAAACACTGATTATGGTCAATTGGCAATACAGGTGTGTGGTTTCATTGTTAAACTGTTAATTACCTGAAAAGGTATCTCATGCATCTCCTTGATTTGCAGTACaaatgaagtgatttttttgttttatcttccaTATTCAGGTATTTCAGGAGGAGATTCAGGGGAAAGGAGTATGTTTAGAATTCATAGAGACTGTTAACAGAGAAAATATAATGAGTGATGCCAGACGTGCAGCTCTCAAAATTAAAGCTTCAACTGCAACAGTGATTCTGATCTTTTGCTGGTATACAGATGTGAAGAAGGTTCTTCTAGAACTGGCTAAGATAAATGTGAGTAACTGGCATTGAAATTTGTCTTCTTAgaagagtgtttttttattgatttattgatcaaCAGAAGGTTATTTTCTAAGACAAATAGTTTACTTTCTTATTGCAGTTTATATCATTGTGTTCTAATATtaggtgacagacagacagtttctGGCCAGTGAGGCTTGGAGCACCAGTGATGATCTTCTTCAGGATCTTGCCATCTCTAAAGTAGCAAGTGGTGTTCTTGGTGTGGCTATTCGAAGTTCAACAATACCTGGATTTGAAAATTATCTCAGGAGTTTGCACCCAAGTCATCGTCCTGATGATGAATTCTTCAGAGAATTCTGGCAAAAGGAGTTTGGATGCACTCCTGGAGCTGAACAATCACAATCAACACAATCTTCATATTTCACTTCACCACGCAGAACATGGTCTGACCATCCATCAAATGTTTCAACTTCATCTCCTGTCAACAGATCTGTTCAGAAAACATATCTACCAGCCTGCAGTGGGACAGAGTCCCTGGAGGGAGTGCAGCATCCCTTCACTGACACCTCTCAGCTAAGGGTGGCACATAATGTGTACCTGGCTGTTTATGCTGCAGCCCACGCCCTCCACAGCCTTCTCTCCTGCCCCAACAGAGACAGCCCTCCTGGAAACAACAgctccacctgttcttctccaaaacacatcaaacccGGAGAGGTAAACAAAAGAAATTTCATTGCCATCTTATCCATATGAAGTTGTATAGTTTGAAAAGGTTTAAAGGattataaatgcatttttttttcaacatttgatTGTTCCAGCTGTTGCAGCGCTTGAACAAAGTGAATGTCTCTACACCACaaggagaaatgtttcatttccaaGGTGCTGACATTCCGGCAAAGTACGACCTTGTCAACTGGCAGAACACCCCTGAAGGATCACTTAAACTTGTTTTGATCGGTCATGTGGACGGGTTTGACCTCCACCTTAATGAGTCAGCTATTCAGTGGAGCACAGGATCCAATCAGGTAGTCACATCAACAAGTTGTGTCAAGgcaacaaaaaatgttctgttccAATGACTGTCTGGCTTTTTGTTTAGGTTCCTGTTTCAGTGTGCAGTGAGAGCTGCCCCCCAGGTACCAGAAAGGCCAACAGGAAAGGAgaacctctctgctgcttcgACTGTATCCCATGTGCTGAAGGGGAGATTAATAATAGAACTGGTGAGTAAATCTGTCCAGCTAAAACTGATGATAGTAACTTTCATTTCCCTGAAAAGTGGTTTCTTTTCATTCCCTTTCTTCTCTTGTTAATCTACTAGATTCTCTACGCTGTGAGCGTTGTCCGTCTGAGTTCTGGTCCAATTCTGAACAAACAGCCTGTGTCCCTCGTCAGCTGGACTTTCTTGCCTTTAATGAAACATTGGGCATCACTCTGaccactgcagctgtgtctggtgctgcagtgacgacagctgtgtttgtagtgtTTATTTTATACCACAAAACACCTATGGTACAAACCAAGAATAATTTACTAGATGTATACATttgacagtgatgtcacttttttctcTGACAAAGTATCTcatcatttaaatataaatctaattCGCCTCTAGGTGCGAGCCAACAATTCGGAACTGAGCTTCctgcttcttctgtctctgaagCTTTGCTTCCTTTGCTCACTGGTCTTCATCGGTCGTCCATCAGTCTGGTCCTGTCGGTTCCAGCAGGCAGCCTTTGGGATCAgctttgtactttgtgtttcctgcctcCTAGTCAAAACCCTCGTAGTTCTTGCTGTTTTCCGCTCAGCTCGGCCTGGTGCTGAAACTttgatgaaatggtttggtccGGGCCAACAGAGAGGAAGTGTCTGCCTCTTTACTTTTGTACAAGTATGAATACTGTCTTAGTGATTAAATCAAGAGGATATTTTATTACATACAATTGATACTGATATATAATACTG
This window encodes:
- the LOC119008086 gene encoding extracellular calcium-sensing receptor-like, with amino-acid sequence MSLFLWFLSRWPSTALSLLLLSVVGRQTGLVVVQATVCSRWGVPSDKSLSQGGDVIIGGLFNLYYIPSAVEQGYTKLPSYEPCTGLESLKNIYAMAFAVEEINGNSTLLPGVKLGYRILDSCSRYPWALQGGELVPLLIGASRSTTGIMLSRILGPLSVPVISYLASCPCLSDRTKFPNFFRTIPSDIYQARAMAQLAIRFNWTWMGAVIENSDYGQLAIQVFQEEIQGKGVCLEFIETLHRETIVNDARRAALKIKTSTATVILIFCWYTDVKKVFLELAKRNVTDRQFLASEAWSTSDDLLQDLAISKVASGVLGVALRSATIPGFEKYLRSLHPSHRPDDEFFREFWQEEFGSCSGTESLEGVQHPFTDTSQLRVAYNVYLAVYAAAHALHSLLSCPNRDSPPGNNSSTCSSPKHIKPRELLQHLNKVNISTPQGEMFHFQGADIPAKYDLVNWQNTPEVSLKLVLIGHVDGFDLHLNESAIQWSTGTNQVPVSVCSESCPPGTRKANRKGEPLCCFDCIPCAEGEISNKTGSLHCERCPSEFWSNSEQTACVPRQLDFLAFNETLGITLTTAAVSGAAVTTAVFVVFILYHKTPMVRANNSELSFLLLLSLKLCFLCSLVFIGRPSVWSCRFQQAAFGISFVLCVSCLLVKTLVVLAVFRSARPGAETLMKWFGPGQQRGSVGLFTSVQVIICAIWLSLSPPEPRRDLGFQGSKVTLECSMASVVGFSLVLGYIGLLACTCLLLAFLARKLPDNFNEAKLITFSMLIFCAVWVAFVPAYVSSPGKYVVAVEIFAILASSYGLLICIFAPKCFVILLRPEKNTKKHLMAR
- the LOC119008094 gene encoding extracellular calcium-sensing receptor-like, whose translation is MSLFLWVFTWWPSSALSLLLSVVGRQTGLEVVQATVCSRLDLEALKYTYAMVFALEEINRNSTLLPGVKLGYRILDSCSRYPWSLQGGELVPLLICAASSTSIIISRILGPLSVPVISYLASCPCLSDRTKFPNFFRTIPSDIYQARAMAQLAIRFNWTWMGAVVANTDYGQLAIQVFQEEIQGKGVCLEFIETVNRENIMSDARRAALKIKASTATVILIFCWYTDVKKVLLELAKINVTDRQFLASEAWSTSDDLLQDLAISKVASGVLGVAIRSSTIPGFENYLRSLHPSHRPDDEFFREFWQKEFGSCSGTESLEGVQHPFTDTSQLRVAHNVYLAVYAAAHALHSLLSCPNRDSPPGNNSSTCSSPKHIKPGELLQRLNKVNVSTPQGEMFHFQGADIPAKYDLVNWQNTPEGSLKLVLIGHVDGFDLHLNESAIQWSTGSNQVPVSVCSESCPPGTRKANRKGEPLCCFDCIPCAEGEINNRTDSLRCERCPSEFWSNSEQTACVPRQLDFLAFNETLGITLTTAAVSGAAVTTAVFVVFILYHKTPMVRANNSELSFLLLLSLKLCFLCSLVFIGRPSVWSCRFQQAAFGISFVLCVSCLLVKTLVVLAVFRSARPGAETLMKWFGPGQQRGSVCLFTFVQVIICAIWLSLSPPEPRRDLGFQGSKVTLECSMASVVGFFLVLGYIGLLACTCLLLAFLARKLPDNFNEAKLITFSMLIFCAVWVAFVPAYFSSPGKYVVAVEIFAILASSYGLLICIFAPKCFIILLRPEKNTKKNVMAR